The sequence AATCAAACTTTCCGATATTGTAACTAATCGATAACTCTAGCAGGAAAATAGATCAATGTACTGTAAACGTCGGAAATCACGTAATACGCTACGTTAGAACTTACGTTTAttacgatatatacatatatgaacatgaaattaaattaaattcatcaATCGTGTGTtggaataatttatttatacaatttgtATTACAATACTTCGAATATATCAAATCCATTTTActgtttatataataaaaattcagtACATGCCAGACATAGAAAAAGTTTATTAGTCCAAACCTTGGTATATATCCAATTCATTTTGACACTTCTATGCAAGTTTAATTTTTAGTGGTCAAAGCGACTCTGAGTTCTGAAAGAGAAAAGCGTGAGACAATTCATACagaaagaaaagtaaaattttgtattggcGCGTGAAAAGTGAACACTGCGTcgatttttggcaaatttttgaataatttgcaaaatataaattgtaaaaCAGTCATAAAAACGAAATTTGTTTTCGAATTGTGTGTGTACATTAAATGAGCGGTGCAAAAGAGCTGGGAACGCACAGTCtgttgcttttaaaatttgGTATATGAAGTGTTTGAGATTTTTCTATCGCGCCGTCACCGTCACCGTTGACCAAATTATTACTTAAAGCCTCTGCTGCTAACAAGAAGCAAAACGCGAAACTCGCTTCGGTACCAGAATcaagattattttttacaagctATTGGAAGATGCCTATTTGTAAAAGAGAGGGATTCGATAATATGCAATCCCGTAATCGGGATGAAAGATTTCAAGACAACGATGAGGTGTTCTTTTGTGAAGTTACAAAAGACATTTTTCGCGATTATGAGTAAGTGACAATTACGTTCATAGTTATTTTCAAGTTGAAAATCAGTGTCtgcaattttacatattttcataccTGGGAATGTAGGTTTGCAGTAAAGATTTTGGCTCTACTCGTGAAGTAGCTAGATTAGAAGTAGAGTGTAAAACATAGGCAAATAAAGTGAAGCGTAAAGCGTGACAGAAGTGTAATCAAAAGTGTCCAGCCAGCTGCTTTACCAAGCGGTTGGCGGGAATATATTTGCGAACAACGCACGCATGTAGAGTTGccaagtattaaatatttacaaatgtttgAATTATGAAAACCCCTCTTTTCAAAAATAAGGAGTTTTATacttcataaattttaattacttttcaaaaaaatcgggTGCACCTAAATGTATTGTTTCAAATTTATATGTTATCAAAGACTGAAAGAGGTATTGCCTTAATTGCCATTTTCAAGTTAagagaaaattctttatttcatctAATATCctagttttatattaatgaaTGCAAATTACGAAGTCATGAACTGATTAAAACAATCTCGGTATGTTTTTCTTTAGGATAACACAAATTTAGACACATAAAACTAATATCAATTACTATATTTAATGTGGTTACGATATATTGAAGGTAAAAACAGATACACAGCATGTTATTGATTcgaaaagtaatatttaaagttagaatatacatacatatagtatgtaaatgATCATAAGacgagctgagccgatttagtTATGTCCGTCTGTCGTTACATATGTGAACCTCAATTTTTCAGATACCGATCTTAAACATTGCTCACTCCTTTTATCTCCaggaagctgttcatttgttgaAATCGCCGATATATATGTAGCTCCCATTCAAACTGACCGAACAATATGTATGAACACGTATGGAAgacttatttatttgacaataaatcttcacgaaattttgcatggattaTTGTACATCCACATTATTGATTCTGATAcaataaaattgttcaaatcaatGCACTGGTGCATATAACATACTtgtacaaactgactgatcaaaataaagttctttaatgttaacttttaattttgtgaaagTTATTATAGCtccggtgcaaccgaagttacgtttttttcattaaatttgcaaCATTCTCTAAtcgatgttttttatttatagagaTTACTTCCGTCATGTAATGGTAATAAATTCCACTGTTTGGCAGTGCGAAGCCACTGGACGCGACAATCTCACATACGCAGAGGCATTGCGAAGCGAACGACGAGCGCGAAAGAAAAtggaactttttaaatattgtctCCGAGCGCCAGTTATGCTAGTTACAGAACATTCAAAGCAATCATCTCTAAATACGTTAAGTGTAATTATATGCAAGTTTTTGCGGAAGCGTTATTTCATAAATGAAGAAGTAACTGCTTGCCACAAGTCTTCTAATTATAACGCATACACAGTTGTAAGTGTTATACCGCCTAATAAAACACCTCCAGCCAATGGAGTATATGAAGAAACTGAGAAACTCCAATATAAATTGCGACGAAAAGGTCAGAATGATGAAGAAGTAATTTTGCCATTTGAGAATATTCGTCGTCAACGACAAGAATTTACTACTGAAAATTTACAGATGTTTGTGAAAGATAATGTAACACGTGTAGATGGCATATTACGGCCAAAACCAGAttcttacaaaaaatatgtaacagATCCAAATATcacttttgataaaatatttattggaaaaatgCCACATTTTACGCCAGCAAAAATCAAACGCCCTCAAGATTCTACTAACAAGAAACAATCgactttgaataaatatttcactAAGGATGGAGAGGCTGATaacgaaaaaaatgtcaaaaattcaaaaatgcaTACCCTAGAAGCAGTTAAGCAGAAAAATGAGGAAGCAAAACTGGCTGAAAAGCTGAAGCGCATCGCTGAACTCGAACGACAGAGAGTTGAGAAACGCACTAAATTAATCGAACGTGTTGAGGCAGAATGTACTGCATTGCTTACTAAGACTGATGATTTAGAGCGCACAGATCAGCGATTACTGCCTTTATATAAAATCGTTAAAACCTATATACCGGATAAGCTTTTAGGGGATGCCTTCATGGTTCGAGAGTTCATGCATTCTTTTCCAACCATACTATCAGGAATAGAAGTATTTCGCGGCAATTTGAGCTTTTATGAAATGTCTCGCGCCTTTAAAGTGCGCGAAGTGGCTGGACCATTATCCGATATTCTTCTGGTCCTTCTGGGTACAGTTTTTGATATGCAAAAGGAAGACGAAGATGAGTGTAAGGTTGAATATTTGCGTTTACGTCAAGAGTTGCGAAAACGCGAACCGCTTATAACAATGTCTGAGGCAGCTCGGCCACATTTTTATGTTAAACGACATTTTTCGTTTAAACTAAATGAGCTGCCCATTGATTCGTTAACTCTAAGTGAAGTGTTGCGTTTACATTTGCTTTCATCGGGAGCTATAGTAAAAGAACGTGCAGAAAAATGGCGCTTAAAGTATCGAAACGGTTATTCATCCTCGGAGGATCCGGGACTTACGCTTCGTATGCGACATCCGCATATATTGCGTGCTCTTAAAATGTATTCTGTTTTTCAACTACCTTTTCTGGACATCATGCGTATTGTGCGATGTCTTATGGCTCAAATATTGACCTATTCGAATCCCATAAATCTAATTGAGGAACGCATGGAACAAATGTCAAATAATAGAGTTGAGCTACGTGTATTAGCCACCATGGAAAATATACGTGTGGCAAATATTCAAACGCAGAAGCGTATTTTAACCAATGAATTTCACCAACAATGCTTAGaagataacataaaaaataacgaggaaaagcgaaagcaaattgaggaaaaatttaataaaaaaattgcagagTTAATGGCGCAATCTGATCGCGAACGTCGTAAGTACGAACAGCAGGTGGAAGGTTTTAATTCTTCTTTATTCAATTTTCTTGTTTATCTTGGAATGGATCGCGCATACCGTAAATATTATGTATTCGAGTCAATGCCTGGAATTTTCATTGAGCACACTCCCGATTCCTTAGACACTTGTCTCAGTGATCCGCCCAAAAATTCGTTGACggaaaattctttaattttaaattttgaaacccTTCCGAAAAATCGCAAGGATTTACGtgcttatttattaaaaatgtatatcaaAGAGGATAAACAAGCGGCCAAGGCAGAAAAAGAATCTAAAGTGACTAAAAATACAGGCTCTTCAACGGTTCTACAGCAAAACAAGGAGAACAAAGAAAATCATTTGGTAAACGGTATTACCAATGGTAAAGATATtattgaaggggatgaaattactacaaaaagtaatgaaaacacAAATGAGTCTGTTGCCGAAACGTCTCCATCACAATACCAGCTATACATGTGTACGGGTGATCCGAGAAACTGCATTGTTCATGATGAACGCAATGCCGACAGGCAGAGATGGGCGTATATATACGATAAAGATGATATTGACTCGCTTATAGCGGCACTGAATCCATTAGGAGAACGAGAATCTCAACTTAAAGAGCAATTAACGATTTTACGTCATCTTATAATAAATCACTGCAGAAGATGTCCAGAAGATTTGCTAACACTAGATGATAACAAAAGCTTGAGTAAATTTAAGAATGCAATGATGTCCGAAACTTACCGCAAATATAACAAAGCGAACTTTGGTTATAATGTGGATGCAGATCTTAACGAAGTATTGCTAACGTCGCTCATTGACCGCATAATTCAGTTCGAAAGCGACATCTATACTGGTGATCTAGGTCGATTAAAAGTAAAAGACATGGAAAAATGGCGTGAAGATCTTCTTACTAACCAATATGATGCACAAGTTAAGCTTCAATGGGGTCCGAATACacaaaaatttggcacaaatggAGGGGATGAAGACGACGAAGATGATAATGAAGACGACGACACAGAAATAAAAGATGGTGGCCGGTATGCCAATAAACCGTACAGAGATCCTGGCGATGGACTTGGTGACACACTGGAAATTGACTCAGAAGACAGTGCCGACGAACTAATTTCATTACATGATTCTAGCACAATAAGAACTAGCGTACGTAACTGTGCGTCTGCACTGCTGCAGGTGGAACAGGCAATTGAGCGTCGTTTTATTAAAGAACCATTTGGAATACCATTAAATAATATCAAagataaagaaatttttgaacGCAAAGTCAAATTTGGGGCGACTAAACTGAAGCAATGGGAAGTGTCATTAATGGAGAGCACGAGTTATTCTCAGGTAACCTTTATagaattacaaattaaattacaaattaaatgcATATTACACTCTGAACAGGGTTACGTAAAACTCAGTAGGTAAAATAAATCTATAAATCAACAtgacgagttgagtcgatttacaCGCAAACTAGTGTTTCAGTTTTTGAGTCCATCTGAATTTTTGCATACAatcttttcttcccaagaagctggTCATTTGTCAGAAGCGCTAACATCGGttcaccatagcatatagcgaCCATACAAGCTgtcgatcaaaatcatgtccttT comes from Bactrocera dorsalis isolate Fly_Bdor unplaced genomic scaffold, ASM2337382v1 BdCtg025, whole genome shotgun sequence and encodes:
- the LOC105231735 gene encoding bromodomain adjacent to zinc finger domain protein 1A, which produces MPICKREGFDNMQSRNRDERFQDNDEVFFCEVTKDIFRDYEDYFRHVMVINSTVWQCEATGRDNLTYAEALRSERRARKKMELFKYCLRAPVMLVTEHSKQSSLNTLSVIICKFLRKRYFINEEVTACHKSSNYNAYTVVSVIPPNKTPPANGVYEETEKLQYKLRRKGQNDEEVILPFENIRRQRQEFTTENLQMFVKDNVTRVDGILRPKPDSYKKYVTDPNITFDKIFIGKMPHFTPAKIKRPQDSTNKKQSTLNKYFTKDGEADNEKNVKNSKMHTLEAVKQKNEEAKLAEKLKRIAELERQRVEKRTKLIERVEAECTALLTKTDDLERTDQRLLPLYKIVKTYIPDKLLGDAFMVREFMHSFPTILSGIEVFRGNLSFYEMSRAFKVREVAGPLSDILLVLLGTVFDMQKEDEDECKVEYLRLRQELRKREPLITMSEAARPHFYVKRHFSFKLNELPIDSLTLSEVLRLHLLSSGAIVKERAEKWRLKYRNGYSSSEDPGLTLRMRHPHILRALKMYSVFQLPFLDIMRIVRCLMAQILTYSNPINLIEERMEQMSNNRVELRVLATMENIRVANIQTQKRILTNEFHQQCLEDNIKNNEEKRKQIEEKFNKKIAELMAQSDRERRKYEQQVEGFNSSLFNFLVYLGMDRAYRKYYVFESMPGIFIEHTPDSLDTCLSDPPKNSLTENSLILNFETLPKNRKDLRAYLLKMYIKEDKQAAKAEKESKVTKNTGSSTVLQQNKENKENHLVNGITNGKDIIEGDEITTKSNENTNESVAETSPSQYQLYMCTGDPRNCIVHDERNADRQRWAYIYDKDDIDSLIAALNPLGERESQLKEQLTILRHLIINHCRRCPEDLLTLDDNKSLSKFKNAMMSETYRKYNKANFGYNVDADLNEVLLTSLIDRIIQFESDIYTGDLGRLKVKDMEKWREDLLTNQYDAQVKLQWGPNTQKFGTNGGDEDDEDDNEDDDTEIKDGGRYANKPYRDPGDGLGDTLEIDSEDSADELISLHDSSTIRTSVRNCASALLQVEQAIERRFIKEPFGIPLNNIKDKEIFERKVKFGATKLKQWEVSLMESTSYSQVFLHLNVLHDCILWARSTNKSLCQVCRRGSDPDKMLLCDECNGGTHMFCMKPKMKTVPEGNWYCARCVKRLGLRNDKEEKNNKTASQRRKRTFNVDEITDEALANGTKDSERARSSGRRSNKRLQSDEIEEKLIDDDDDAINDSDGDGVGDSVGGDVETENIDDEEIASDKDEDVDEEEADNKKKSEDYTDEEEDENVCAVCSYDGSDLMCIRCRETFHLECINMKRAPRYNFICSKCKSANGSEKRSPKSGKMNGKHSLNSSDDDDDDDSEPLVKRQRSSRSSLRNSGHQQPPHNGQGSPREAAKSSSQRRSVRRTGDHLPLNSAALYQLLDDVMKHEDAWPFTRPVSHAEVPDYHKIIKTPMDLAKVKSKLNMGSYQLNEEVMKDIQLIFQNCDEYNVKGNEIYSAGSTLEKYVIEQCKRLNLPFKPSDMNSS